The DNA sequence CAGGTTTTCTGTCCATGAGTTCCCATAGACGAGTACCAGCACCAAGCCCCTTCATCAACTCTGAGTAGAATGAGCTGAAACCTTAAATTAATCCACAGAAAAATTACAAGTTGTACTTTAAAAACTTCGACACAGGGCAGAAATTACAGCTATTACAGCAACTGGTTTCTACCTATGAATAAGGCCCAGTGTGAGATGCTCAACCCCCACAAGAGTGGTTTTGTTGGGAAATCCCAGAACTGTGTTGAAAGAAACCTATTCTTTGTCTACTCTTATGTTGCACACAGACTACAAAAATTATAAAGCATGCCTTGGGACCACAGACTGTAAAAAAAGAGCGACGATGCAGCTCCAATTCCTTCCACTATAGAAAAGTGTCATCAACTGTGATCTTGCGAAAATAACGTCTTTTGGAGGCAGAGGCTGTGCAGAAGTGATCGTGAGGTGGAGCCGTCATATCAAAGTCCCGCCCAAGCTCCCGCAGACCCAATAGTAAGATCACAATCGTGACACCACACCCCACTTAAGAGATGATAAGAACTACCTAAAATTATCGAAACCATCTTTGGAAAAAATTTACTTGTTTTTTGCTTTAGTTCTACAGTGTTTGCTCATTTAAAactttgtgtaatttattagtcattataaaaataaagcatgcaATAAGCAAGTTTATATAATGGTATGACACATGAaaattttaggattctttgataaatagaaagtttaaaagacagcatttatttgaaaaagaaacctttttaacagtataaatgtgtttggtgtagtgctgtcaaaagattaatcgcgattaattgcatcccCAAAaacttttctgaaatatataaatgcaagtgtgtgtatttatatatacataaaaaatatgcacaacacacacacatatattacgtgacaaaaacttttatttcggatgcgattaatcgcgatagTGTATATTCAGTTTCTCTGTGCTAACATCCTCACCTGCGATGCTGATGCCCACCCAGAAGGCATACATGAGGAAAGAGGAGAGCTGCCCAATGGTCATGGCCTCACTGGCCATCAGCAGACCTCCCTTATACAACACACTCAGGATGATGACATTTCCACTCAGTCCTGTCTGTGAAAGAAATGAAAACATCAGAGCATACGGTACTAGACAAATAATCTTAACCTgactttctgattctgaaaatgATTACCTTTAATCATGCatacaactttttatttcatatttgtacAACAGTTAAGTATCTCACCACTCCATAGAATCCAGCAGAAAGCACAGCCTCTTTCTTAGCCAGTTCAAAAATATAGTCAACCTTTTCCGAGTACTTCTGCACCTCCGTCAGCTCTTTTCCAAAAGCCCGGACTGTCCGTATGTTGCTGATCCTCTCTTCTGCCAACTAGGAGATGCAGAGTAGCTACACAGTAAAATTATCCCTTGGATACTTGATGTCTTTATGCTAACAATAGAGCAATTAATTCAGCAATCAAATGATAACTGTCCAAGGCTTACTACCATATCTATGCTTTTTATTGCACAGCAATAAAACGTGCAATAAAGCCCCAATATAAGGAAACATGACCTCTTACCTGTGTAGCCTCTGCCAACGCATCCTGTGTGCGCCTTGATATGGATCGTAAAAATTTACCAAAAATTACAGCCAGGCAGGCAATAGGAGGAACAACCATCAGCACAAAAGCTGCCAGACTAGGTGAAACATACAACTGAGGAAGAGAAAGATAAAGTACAAATATTGAATTAGTCAGTGATTAATGTAGATgcattctgaacttcaaacaTGAGACATATACTGTAAGGTTCCATGAGGAATTATTAAAAGAAATCAAAGTGCATCAACATAAGAATCACTGTTTTGCTGtttattctgtttttaaaaacacatcagGAAGTAATAAGATTTAAGAAAGTCAAAATGGTTAAAATTTGATATTGGCAGGAATTAGCTGCTGAAAAGTGAAGTGTATGTCAAACTAACATAAGCATCTCACCATCATGCCAACTCCGGCCCCTGCCTGGGCAAGGGAACGCAGCCCATCAGAAAGGTTGTCAGTGAGGCAGCGGCCGACGATGGTGGTGTCTGCCGAAAGGCGGTTAATGAGCTCACCAGTTCGGGTCTTATCAAAGAAACCCACCTCCTGCTTCAGAATCGAGGAGAAAAGGGATTCACGCAACTTTCGCACAATCTCTTGCCCTGTGAAAGTCGAGAAATGCTTTTAGACAGCAAGCATAGAAATGCATGCTGGTCAACACAATGAATCTGatgaaatgattttaatttattgatttaataagaCTGAACTAGACCCAggttttacaaaacaaataaattcaatcagtaaataaatatggtactattcaaaagcttggggttgaTAAAAACATTTGGGATTTTTTTGAATGAAGATTCTTATGCTAACcagacttcatttatttgattaataaatacagtaaaatagtaatatttttaaatattattacaatttaaaataactattttccatttaaaatgttaaattccagtgttatttaaaatttaatttaatcctgTCTTGGCAaagatcacatgatccttcagaaatcattctaatatgctgatttcaaaaaacatttcttattattatcagtgctgaaaagagttgcttaatatttttgtggaaactgtgatacattttttttcaggattctgaagaaagaacagcatttatttgaaataaaaatattttgtaacatcataaatgtctttacttttgctgttgattaattgaatgctttttaaatgaataataaaataaatcctaaacttttgaatggttgtgtaagcCACAAAATTTCCCCCAAAACAAGTCCCTACTGCACTACAAATCTTTTATTGGTTCACATGCATTGAGATTTCACCTGAGATTTGCATGAGGTAAACACGAGCAGCATTTGCAGCGCCCCCGCAGAGGAAGACCCCTGTTAGCATGATACAGAGGGAGGTAAGGGAGGAGGTGAAGTCCTCTGGGGAGCTAGTGTAGATAGTGTCGATCACTTTTCCCAGAAAAAATGGTGCAGACATAGTGACAGAGCTGGAGATCACCAGAAACCCCACGGCAGCTATGAGGACAATCAGAAGGTCATTTGCAAAATACTGTACATTGACAAAAGTGgatatttcatttacattttttctttttacattaatttaaattatatatatatatagagagagagtagctctaataactaatattttgacACTAATATTAAGTTAACAGTAATATTGCAgcatatatattttgctgtaaagTGCTACTATTTGATATGATATTCGAGATATATACTTGTAAATGTATGCTTGTAAATTTTTTGTAAGGGATGTTAAACTCTACATTTGGGTTAATCTCGGACGACAGTCAGAACCAACCAAGTGCCTTCAATAATACTAAATAAGAGTTTGACTTGCCCGTTAGTCTCCATCGCTGAGGATACGCCAGCTCCATCAACTTCTTGACATCTTTTGAGGGAACACGTAACGGGTTTTCGGCGTTTTTAACTTTACTCTCCTGATTTACCACAGACTTTAAGGTTTGTTTGGAGTCCGTGGATGTGCTATAGAGAGAAACCGTGTGTCTGGAGTGTGTAGACACTCTCTTGGGAGGAAACAACCCTCTGGTTCTGAGACAAGAGAGCCAGGACATGTTCCTTCCATTGTAGATGGGTGACACAATGACATCAAACGATTGACTTTTCCAGTGTGTTCTTGAAGTCCGGTTAGGCAAATGATACAATGTATCATACCGACAGCAGGCGATGTTACACTGTTGCAGTTTCCGTACAGTAACTCGTGTCATTCGCATCATTGTCCCATACATTTGGAGAAGACGACGACCAAAACAAAGTTTAGGTCTCTTACCTAATCATTATCTGCTGAAACTTACTGAATAAAGTCAGATGACCAATGTATCGAGCGGCGCTGTAAACACTGGAGTATCTGGACTCACTCTTGACTGCATG is a window from the Carassius gibelio isolate Cgi1373 ecotype wild population from Czech Republic chromosome A13, carGib1.2-hapl.c, whole genome shotgun sequence genome containing:
- the LOC128026229 gene encoding ATP-binding cassette sub-family B member 10, mitochondrial; translation: MYGTMMRMTRVTVRKLQQCNIACCRYDTLYHLPNRTSRTHWKSQSFDVIVSPIYNGRNMSWLSCLRTRGLFPPKRVSTHSRHTVSLYSTSTDSKQTLKSVVNQESKVKNAENPLRVPSKDVKKLMELAYPQRWRLTAAVGFLVISSSVTMSAPFFLGKVIDTIYTSSPEDFTSSLTSLCIMLTGVFLCGGAANAARVYLMQISGQEIVRKLRESLFSSILKQEVGFFDKTRTGELINRLSADTTIVGRCLTDNLSDGLRSLAQAGAGVGMMLYVSPSLAAFVLMVVPPIACLAVIFGKFLRSISRRTQDALAEATQLAEERISNIRTVRAFGKELTEVQKYSEKVDYIFELAKKEAVLSAGFYGVTGLSGNVIILSVLYKGGLLMASEAMTIGQLSSFLMYAFWVGISIAGFSSFYSELMKGLGAGTRLWELMDRKPEFPLSEGLVLKPEQLKGELEFCNVCFAYPTRKDSPIFQNLNLYVPAGSVMAVVGSSGSGKSTLVSLLLRLYDPDSGVVTVDGRDIRDLNPYWLRSHIGTVSQEPVLFSCSIAENIAYGAADPSRVTVEDIYRAAQIANAHDFIQEFPKGYDTVVGEKGVLLSGGQKQRVAIARAMLKDPKILLLDEATSALDAENEFLVQEALERLMQGRTVLIIAHRLSTIQSADAVAVLDQHRVMEIGSHAKLLANDQGLFRKLMEKQAFLQAKQKHALS